In one Paracoccus everestensis genomic region, the following are encoded:
- a CDS encoding class I SAM-dependent DNA methyltransferase — MRIFGQGQGYTQFPDGNRYRITLDDLRCDKTRDRLRLIWTDPASLDPARVSADVTRKVAGHLAELGRSFESEGHQPDTVARFLMRALFTMFAEDVQLIPDGAFSKLLGDRRGNPEHAAPMLQSLWATMNAGGFSPALSCDLKRFNGGLFRDATALPLNEIQLSLLIQAASHNWREVEPAIFGTLLERALDKRQRHKLGAHYTPRAYVERLVNPTVIEPLRAEWRDIQAAALTLAGQDRLADARATVRDYHQRLCNVTVLDPACGSGNFLYVALELMKRLEGEVIVLLRDLGEDQGALALTGHTVDPHQFLGIEVNPWAAAVAELVLWIGYLQWHFRTYGNASHSDPILKDFRNIENRDAVLDWDGTQARLDTAGAPVTRWDGATTITHPVTGEAVPDPAARVAVMDYTNPRPATWPQADFIVGNPPFIGASRMRDALGDGYTEALRRAYPRMPESADFVMFWWDKAALALRGGKTRRLGLITTNSLRQTFNRQVLEPHLNDPKKPLSLAFAIPDHPWVDAGDGAAVRIAMTVAEAGSAPGRLFTVASEAKGNERAEGRDVVLSGQVGKIFSNLRIGADVAGAKALKANGMIGGRGAQLMGQGFLVTKAEAASLKSGDPIANRKHLKPYLNGRDLTSNSRQLWAIDFFNLSEQEARGRYPAAFQVVLDRVKPERQQNNRESYRRRWWQFGENVVAVRDAVDGLNRYIATVYTAKHRIFSFVSSPTLVDATINVIGTDDAALLSVLSSRIHVVWALAAGGRLGYGNDPRYNKSRCFDPFPFPDPTEAQKTRLRALGEELDANRKAQQAAHLRLTLTGMYNVLEKLRAGERIEDRDKEIYDAGLVGILRDIHDRIDAAVADAYGWPVDLSDDDVLHRLVDLNRARAAEEASGHVRWLRPEYQNPAGQAAAPKGRQSELDMDAAADTADKALWPKTLPEQIAAVRAALSDLGDATPDQVARHFRRARAATVQPLLDSLAALGQARTLGQGRYAI, encoded by the coding sequence ATGCGGATTTTCGGCCAAGGGCAGGGCTATACCCAGTTCCCCGATGGCAACCGTTATCGCATCACGCTGGACGACCTGCGCTGCGACAAGACCCGTGACCGGCTGCGGCTGATCTGGACCGATCCGGCCAGCCTGGATCCCGCGCGGGTCAGCGCCGATGTGACGCGCAAGGTGGCAGGGCACCTGGCGGAACTGGGCCGGTCCTTCGAATCCGAGGGCCATCAGCCCGACACGGTGGCCCGGTTCCTGATGCGCGCCCTGTTCACCATGTTCGCCGAGGATGTGCAGCTGATCCCCGACGGCGCCTTCTCGAAACTGCTCGGCGACCGGCGGGGCAATCCCGAACACGCGGCGCCCATGCTGCAAAGCCTGTGGGCCACGATGAATGCGGGCGGGTTTTCCCCGGCGCTGTCCTGCGACCTGAAACGCTTCAACGGCGGGCTGTTCCGGGACGCGACCGCGCTTCCCCTGAACGAGATCCAGTTGTCCCTGCTGATCCAGGCCGCGTCCCACAACTGGCGCGAGGTCGAACCCGCCATCTTCGGCACCCTTCTGGAACGCGCCCTGGACAAGCGCCAGCGGCACAAGCTGGGCGCGCATTACACGCCCCGCGCCTATGTCGAGCGGCTGGTGAATCCCACGGTGATCGAGCCCCTGCGCGCGGAATGGCGCGACATCCAGGCCGCCGCCTTGACGCTGGCCGGCCAGGACAGGCTGGCGGACGCCCGCGCGACCGTGCGCGATTACCACCAGCGGCTGTGCAACGTCACCGTGCTGGATCCGGCCTGCGGGTCGGGCAATTTCCTGTATGTCGCGCTGGAACTGATGAAGCGCCTGGAAGGCGAGGTGATCGTCCTGCTGCGCGACCTGGGCGAGGATCAAGGTGCCCTGGCCCTGACCGGCCACACCGTCGATCCGCACCAGTTCCTGGGGATCGAGGTGAACCCCTGGGCTGCCGCCGTGGCCGAGCTGGTGCTGTGGATCGGCTATCTGCAATGGCATTTCCGCACCTATGGCAACGCCAGCCATTCCGACCCGATCCTCAAGGACTTTCGCAACATCGAAAACCGCGACGCCGTGCTGGACTGGGACGGCACCCAGGCCCGGCTGGACACGGCGGGGGCGCCGGTGACGCGGTGGGACGGGGCGACGACCATCACCCATCCGGTGACGGGCGAGGCCGTGCCCGATCCGGCGGCGCGGGTGGCGGTGATGGATTACACCAATCCCCGGCCCGCCACATGGCCGCAGGCGGATTTCATCGTCGGCAACCCGCCCTTCATCGGGGCCAGCCGGATGCGCGACGCCCTGGGCGACGGCTATACCGAGGCGCTGCGCCGCGCTTATCCCCGGATGCCCGAAAGCGCGGATTTCGTGATGTTCTGGTGGGACAAGGCAGCATTGGCCCTGCGCGGGGGCAAGACCCGGCGGCTGGGGCTGATCACCACCAATTCCCTGCGCCAGACCTTCAACCGGCAAGTGCTGGAACCGCATCTGAACGACCCCAAGAAACCCTTGTCGCTGGCCTTCGCCATTCCCGACCACCCTTGGGTCGATGCGGGCGACGGGGCGGCAGTGCGCATCGCCATGACCGTGGCCGAGGCGGGATCGGCGCCGGGCCGCCTGTTCACCGTCGCATCCGAGGCGAAGGGCAATGAGCGGGCCGAGGGCCGCGACGTGGTCCTGTCCGGTCAGGTGGGGAAGATCTTTTCCAACCTGCGGATCGGCGCGGATGTGGCGGGGGCCAAGGCGCTGAAGGCGAATGGAATGATAGGAGGGCGTGGCGCACAGCTTATGGGGCAGGGCTTTTTAGTAACCAAAGCAGAAGCTGCATCATTGAAAAGCGGCGACCCGATCGCAAACCGCAAACACCTCAAACCTTATCTTAATGGACGCGATCTAACATCAAACTCACGACAGCTATGGGCGATAGATTTCTTCAATCTTTCAGAACAAGAAGCGCGAGGACGCTATCCTGCCGCATTCCAGGTTGTCCTAGACCGCGTCAAGCCAGAAAGGCAGCAGAACAATCGTGAAAGCTACAGAAGACGCTGGTGGCAATTTGGCGAAAACGTTGTTGCTGTCCGAGATGCAGTTGATGGGCTAAATCGATATATCGCGACAGTTTACACCGCAAAGCACCGCATATTCTCTTTTGTTTCAAGCCCTACGCTTGTTGACGCAACGATAAATGTTATTGGCACTGACGACGCCGCCCTGCTCTCTGTCCTCTCCAGCCGCATCCATGTCGTCTGGGCCTTGGCCGCAGGAGGGCGGCTCGGGTATGGCAACGACCCACGCTATAACAAGTCTCGCTGCTTCGACCCCTTCCCCTTCCCCGATCCGACCGAGGCGCAGAAAACCCGGCTCCGCGCCCTGGGCGAGGAACTCGACGCCAATCGGAAGGCGCAGCAGGCCGCGCATCTCCGGCTGACCCTGACCGGGATGTATAACGTGCTGGAAAAGCTGCGCGCGGGCGAACGCATCGAAGACCGCGACAAAGAGATCTATGACGCGGGCCTTGTGGGCATCCTGCGCGACATCCACGACCGCATCGACGCCGCCGTGGCCGACGCCTATGGCTGGCCCGTGGACCTGTCCGACGACGACGTGCTGCACCGTCTGGTCGATCTGAACCGCGCCCGCGCGGCCGAGGAGGCCTCGGGCCATGTCCGCTGGCTGCGCCCCGAATACCAGAACCCCGCGGGCCAGGCCGCCGCCCCCAAGGGCCGCCAATCCGAACTGGACATGGACGCGGCGGCCGATACCGCCGACAAGGCGCTGTGGCCCAAGACCCTGCCCGAACAGATCGCCGCCGTCCGTGCCGCCCTGTCCGACCTGGGCGATGCCACCCCCGACCAGGTCGCCCGCCACTTCAGGCGCGCCCGCGCCGCCACCGTCCAGCCGCTTCTGGACAGCCTTGCAGCGCTTGGCCAGGCCAGGACGCTGGGCCAGGGGCGTTACGCGATATAG
- a CDS encoding type IIL restriction-modification enzyme MmeI translates to MQIDDFIHRWQKSGGSERANFQQFAIELTQLLGVDAPKPATADGQSDDFRFERPVTFIHTGTQSRGVIDLYRRHSFVMEGKQGTGASPADQLTLLPDAPTQRQGHGLRGTRRWDDSMLRARGQADSYARAVA, encoded by the coding sequence TTGCAGATCGACGATTTCATCCATCGCTGGCAAAAATCCGGCGGCAGCGAACGCGCCAATTTCCAGCAATTCGCCATCGAGCTGACGCAGCTTCTGGGCGTCGATGCGCCCAAGCCCGCCACGGCGGACGGGCAAAGCGACGATTTCCGTTTCGAACGGCCCGTGACCTTCATCCATACCGGCACGCAGTCGCGGGGTGTCATCGACCTGTATCGCCGCCATTCTTTCGTGATGGAGGGCAAGCAGGGCACCGGCGCCAGCCCCGCCGACCAGTTGACCCTGCTGCCCGATGCCCCCACGCAAAGGCAGGGCCACGGCCTGCGGGGGACGCGCCGCTGGGACGACAGCATGCTGCGCGCCCGTGGACAGGCCGACAGCTATGCCCGTGCCGTGGCGTGA